The Zeugodacus cucurbitae isolate PBARC_wt_2022May chromosome 4, idZeuCucr1.2, whole genome shotgun sequence genome includes the window AAGTATATTAATCAACAATACTTGGTGTTGTTGGGTTGGATTTCATTTATAATTGGACGAATAAGCATAATAGCAAAAGCCTCAGGGTCAAAGCTTTGCTGAGGTTGGAGGTTCGTTCATAACTACAATGAGGtatttttagttatatttagtattatagttttccagaatttgtttaataaatatttccagtTTTCTATGTATTTAATGGATTACTGGACATTGGTTATTATTCACTATTCATTCAAATGTACAATTAGCTGAGTTTATTTGCTGCTTGTGCGGTCGCCGTCGCCGAGTAACTTGAGTAATTTATTGTCGATCGGTATTCCCAGTAAATACCAAACCCACAgaagaattatataatatttaacgcATGTGTAAgtgtaatttcattattactatCTTAAGAGCTCCATGTAAAGTGGCCTTgccgaaaaacgaaaacaatctTGGTGACCCTTGCatacattcacatacatatgtatatgtggttatgtacatatgtatgtatgtatgtaggactAGTGCATTAACATCCAACAGCTAAAAATCCGTTATTTACACTCATTCCTTTTGCGTTCTTTATGTCTAAAATCTAACTATACTTGACTTGCACAGATTGTTACTTTGCAAAGGCTTGAGTAAATTTGTATACCTGGACATGAATGCAACCCCTATTGCAGCCTGTGACGTGAGTAGCATGCAATTTCGTTAACTAGCATACTGTCTTATAGTTCGCATAtggtttataaataattttaaattagtacTTTCTCTCGGCTGTGATCAAATCACTCTGGCTTCTCTTCAGTTGTCGAATAAATCTTTCGCCTTTTACTAAAGATTTCCGTGGAGAGGAGCACTCTAATGAGTCTATAAGAATTTTTGGAAGGTTTGCTACCAAATTTGGTGGCGAACCGCTAatgaatatatacaatttacccagtaaataaatttcaacgcagcaagtgtttatattttttttaattttaatattttaaaatacttaaacACTAAATAATgtttgttaaatattatttttaatttttatgctttGGTATTTTCCACTTTAATAAAGTTTTCTTGCACATCCTTCACCATGAAATCAACCAAATTGTCCAAACTGTATTTATGCTGCCAACCCCAGTCGCGGCGTGCATCAGAATCGTCAAACACTTGCGGCCATGAATCGGCGATTTCTTGGCGACTATCCGGCTGGTAAGCCACGTGCAAATTGGGCACATACTTGCTTAATTCTTCTACCAACTCTTCTGGCGTGAATGACATGGCAGTCACATTGTAGACGCGACGTTGCAGTTTTTCTTTTGGTGCGCGCATGAATTCCAGTAAGGCGCTGTAAAAATTGTGTTTCGAGAGGCAATTAGTGAAATTGAATTTGGTGACTAAGTGAAGTGTTTTAAACTCACCGTAAACAGTCTTCAATGTACATCATCGGTAGACGTGTGTCGGGGCGCAAATAGCAGGTGTATCTGCCGGTGCGCAGTGCTTCATGGAAAATGGCGACGGCGTAGTCtagtaaaaataagaaaagtaagaatatattatattctttttaagtttcttaaccttaaccttattTTAATCTAAAGTAGACAGTTTAAACACGTATTTCTACATTGCTTTCGTTTCGcgttttctatttgatttttacttaattaaattgggttaaattcattattttctaatttactgATCACTTCACTTGTACAGTACAATGCTTTTGCTCTTTTGTCACTACTCAATTACGGAAAATTGCAACGatttttcctctcgaaaattgcacatatttaataaagtgaaaacaaTAATCGCAATAATGACAATTTCTTgattgttttcaatattaaattgtggttttgtttactttactcGTGGATAATTGAAATTTAGTATGCAGACGTGCAATATTGCTTTAtataaggttaggttaggtttgtaggcagatcgcTGCAAATACGAAGATCTCGATTATACAGTTTTGAGCGCTGTCTCttgtgataccaataaactcctgatggatcaaagacccttaaatacatatattaaatatttcaaaagaaaaattccaattttttttttcaaaaatatgaaaaatatataaggaAACTCACCAGTAGTGCCACCACCTGGTGGATCGCTTGAAATGACACCCGGGAAGCGCAAACATCTAAAGTCCAAACCGAATTTGTGATAATAATATTCACCCATGAGTTCAGCATGCACCTTGGAGACACCATAAATGGTGCGAGGACGTTGTATCTATAAATGAGtgatataaaaaaagaacataTTTAGTTGTATAGGAAACGGAAATTAAAACTGTAGTAATTAAATAGACATTTTTCGAACTCAGACgcagatatataaaaaaagttgcAGATACTCACTGTTACATTTGGCGTTGGATTACGTGGACTGTCTGGGCCGAATGCGCCAATTGTGCTTGGCACAAAAATGCGTAAATTGTACTGTTTCGCCAGTTCGATGACATTATGCACACCCTCGATGTTGACGCTGAAatattatggaaaaaaataaattaaaaattgtacgGGGAAGCAAAGAAAACTCGAAACAGAAATTAATGtgacaaacatataaataaatttctgccGACATAAATATACTATAAATGCGCTTGTCTGCTtatgaatgtaaaaaaaatattattgttgttgtcacgcGATTACTTTGTGCAGTTATTTTGTAATAACTTTGCGTGTCTAAGTGAAAGTCTTCCTAAATTATGACAGAAAATCAACTTGCAGACGGTTAAAATGCAAGAACTAATagcagaaagtaaaaaaaaaagaaattggaaTCATGGATTATCATAATTTATAAAGTTAATATACTTAGTGTTGAGTACTTACCGCACCGCTAGCGGCACATTTTGCTCACCGATCGCGCTCAACAATGCGGAGAAGTGTATCAGCCAATCGATGCGATTGTCGACTACGATCTTTTGCAGACCCTTGAAATCTAAAATATCCGCGAATATGTAGGGACCACTTTTTATCACCTCATCACTGGGTTTAATGATATCGGAGAGTATTACGCTTTCGGCACCATATTGAGAGCGCAAAAGTTTGGCGCACTCGATGCCGAGCTGGCCAAGGCCACCTGGTGAAGGGGAGGAAGAgataatttttgcaatataaattaataataatgattttattgagtgtgcattaataatttattagaaaaatttttaaaaaatgtaattttaatacaacaattattaaaaaagagtTATCGGAGAACTACATTTTCtatgaatatatgaaattttcttcaTCAAAACTCAAagtatatgttttattatatattccttGCAAAATATGTATACCATTTATCCCCTACgtgattatataaaatatgtatatatctattcgCACACTCCGAgctaattttccaaatattaggtcatattataaataaatggcaATAAACAGCTATGGATAGACACATGTTTGGCACGTTTCAATGCGATTGgaaattgttgttgatttttgcgaATATTTTTGCAGCCATACAATTTTTCGCAATTCAAAAACGAATTCAAATATTGAATTCTTATGGAActtctttttgaattttgaagaatataaacttttcattaaaatcaTTTTCACCCTTTATAAACTGTTACTTCTTTTCACTTTCATCCACATATGATATATATGAACCTTAGTTACCTACCGGTTATCAAAACTTTTGGTGGACGACTCTGCGCTTTACTATGCCTAGCGCGTCTATTCGTAGTTCGACAAACTACTGGCATTAGACAACCAGCAGGATTTGCTACTGTGGTTTGTGCAAAAGTCGTTAAACACTTTCTgaacatttttctttattttattattataaattctaaaatttttattttttattaatatatagtatattttttttatattttatttttgctaatttttatacttttattaatttttttttttattcttcacCACACAGCATATTTTTCGTGCTATTCGATATTCTAAAATTTCACCGGCCAACACAGTGCGATGTGCGGCTATCAACTGACAACTTTTTTCGTTTATGCGTTGCGGCAGCTGCCCCTTGATTTTGCTAAGCTTGGAAAATTTGCGACTACAATAAGAAAAACCTACATATAGTAGAACACACACAGCAATAAGTAAGTTTTGTGTTGTTACTTTTGCCTTTGCCTTTTAGAAgattcaattaatttgtttatttacaacATAAATAGGTATAGGGTGGTACGCATGCATTTGAACTTAAAACATAATATGTTTCGCGctcatcatacatacatatatcaaaagtgCATTTGAAAAGTGattgattgttgttgtggtaacgGTATGTTTTCCCGCAAATAATATATGTAGCCTATTTGATAGTATTTGGTTAGACATTCGGGTTCATTCTGGTTACCTATATCCTTCTAATGTGTTAACGTAGGAGTTATTAGTGACAAAGAGCTCTCTGTAGATAAAAAAATCTTCTTAAATATCTTCATTGTACTAGAGACCCTAGGCTAATGTTGAACTAATGTTCTTATAATTTGTGAATCACTCTTCATAACTAACCGACTCTTCATATTActatattttgcataatttaatattacttacttacacatatgtatgatatTCTCTTACTCAACTCTCTACCCAAAATTCTTCAACAATCCTTCGCTCGAAATTAGTTTTGTCAGCAAATTCAGATCAAATGTAATTGGACTACCCTTTATATACACGCATATACTCATATCTACAAATTTCCGTGCATGTATTAATTGAAGGTGTATCCAAGTGTGTGTGATTAATGTGATCCTGTAAGAAAAATAtacgagttgtgttcaaaaaatgacggtaatttgcgttttttgaaaaacgaatttatttattcgtctacattaatgttgtgtGTTGCCTTGAAAATATTCCACACTCGATATTATACACTTATACCCGAGCTTCGTTGAAACACTTTTCATACTCGATTTTTaaaccctgaacagggtatattaagtttgtcacgaagtttgtaacacctagaaggaagcgtcggaggccctataaagtatatacatatataaatgatcagtatgttgaactgagtcgatttaacTATGTCCGTCTatctgtccgcccgtccgtctgtctgtatatatacgaactagtccttcagtttttaagatatcgttttgcatttttgcagatgttattttctcttcaagaagctgctcatttgtcggaactgccgatatcggaccactataccatatagctgccatacaaaccgaacgatcggaatcaagggcttgtatggaaaatttccgcattttactacatatcttcacgaaatttggtgtgagttattgctcatagaaataatttaatctccgaaaaaattgttcagatcgattcactatagcatttagctgccatacaaaccgaacgatcggaatcaatggcttgtatggaaaacttccgcatttgacgtggtatcttcacgaaaattgacatggattactgcttaaagtaataatataatctccgaagaaattgttcagatcggttaactatataaccttaatgtttctagcaaacaacccgactaaaaagaattagtaaaatgttttctttttttttacttactttttcttacgtcttaagatttgcttaaacacataattactaaaagaaatgcacctgtgaagggtatattagcttcggtacagccgaagttaacgttttttcttgttggtACTGCCTTTGGTTCTTTTAGCCTCGTATGCCTGTAAAAGGATGGTTCTCTTTATTtgtggaaatagaaaaaagtcacacggagtcatggcTGACAATTGAACTCTACAAAACCGtgaatttttacaatttataatactaaaataaatagaCGAGTAAGAAGACTGGTCAATTAagtgagtatttatttttttagttaaaattgtataatataaaaaagccTTCTATATTCACCGTCAGTcagaaaaaatcatttatttgtaaaagaataaaaaaaaattaaaattaaaaattaaattaataaaaaaatgggaagattttcctacagggcatgACAGCGCTATATACTCATACACTCACTAATATagagtttattaattttagttgcCATAGTGAAATATGTCTTTGCacttaaattaacataaatgttGCCAAATTTTTTCTTACACGTGCCACGTGTTTCAACAGCCGATGTATTTAGAACGAtatgcatatactatatatatatatatccacaaATTTTGCGCGTGTCATGCTACTCATGTAgaatcttttattattatttttatcttttttttaagttttacatAGCGACAATTCTTTATGTGCAGTCATTTCACAAGTTCCCGCTTTTTAGTTGACGGAAAAACAGATATTTTCaaaggtatatacatacatattcatgctATATGCTTTTAATgcctgaaatatataaatttttattatttgaaatatattcaatgaTCACAAGTTAGCCACaaacacttttaaaattaatatatgtgcAGCTATCAAAGATTCTTGACCCTCACACGATGTGCCAAATTGCATTCAATATCAGCGTAAATGAAAGAAGGCGAAAGTAGTTGAGTAGTCATTAAGCCAATTAGCTTCAATGAATTTCTTTGGAATCGAAAGTCTAAAAAATTAGATGCAGACGTGACGTACTTGCTTATGATATACTTGGAATATGAGATATGTAAGGATGTTGttttatataagtataataattaATGCATATTTCTGCACTTTATAGAACTGGATATAAGTTCAACTAATGCAATTGTCATTAATACGCAGTTATATATGCAACACTAAGAAATTGTATTTATCTATATAATGTGTAGGTGACTAGGTTCAGCAGTTTGTGCTTGCCTTGCCAAATTCAATTGACGCAAGAGACGTGCctccaaattgttgttgttgcagcgctGTGTTTTTGTGCTCTCTATTTTTAACtttcaatacatatatttcattattatatgtatttcacATAAATTTGCGTATTGTTTCAATAATTTCGAAACCAAATTTGTACCACAACATCCCTCACTTGTTATTGTatatttcgttgttttttttgcGTAAAATTATTGTTTGGTAAAATGATTCTTAAGCAGATGATGGCGTGTTCTAGTTCGGGAAATAccgaaatacataaattttgttagaaaatgatgttcgaaaaatattttgaaaatattttttgaaatctaacattaaaaataaaataattttcttcaatgGTTATTGATCAAGTTTAAAGAATTATTGGTCATATTCAGATAATTGATTGATAAAGGTCTTCTTATGTACCATTGTGATGCAGTTAAATCGTATGTATATGTCGTTCTTGACTTAtcttgaatatttaataatcgattaatgctcatatttattttgaaatgtatGCTGTCGATAACGGCAGTTCGCTCTTTGAAGAAAGATGCACGTTAAAGTAAACACgtacatatttactatatatacaaatataaatatttggctTCTTGCCCATTCTGAACATTTTGCCAACTCATAGTCATAGAGACACAAACAATCATGAATTATTAGCAAATAACaacatatgttcaaaaaataacgggaattttaaggaaaggtaagttcgggtgcaactgaacattttatactctcgcaattaattgaagaaattttattaagataacacacaaatttacccataaattcggcataaagttacTTATActacgaaaatcgtcatatatagatagaaccgatttcattaattttcaccagcaaggtaaactatatccaagactatacgctcacttaattttgctgagatagctcacatattaaccattacatatacatatgcggaataaagctcatcgtatttttgaaaaacctataattaggtatatgggaactaggagatgttatgatccgattttaataatttttgaaacacagACACACcattagaataaacaatttcctctgaattacattaaattatctgagagatttacccatattttcggttaaaatttacccttaggctctGAATTCAACatgtggggccttgaaaagttatagtccgttttcgacaattttttcacaagtgaaaccAGAGagatgtgtaaagttttatttcgctatcttcattggttcctaatgtatatattataaagtgaaggaatcagatggaattcaaaattgagttatatgggaagtagtcgtggttgtgaaccgatttcgcccattttttatccgtgttatcagggtgtcaaaaaaatattatataccaaatttcatagaaatttgtcgagtagttcctgagatattgttgttgaacccataagtgggcgatgccacgcccatttgtcaatttgtaaaaaactctgagtgccGTTtcattctgctatttcttctgtaaaatttagtgtttctgtggTTTTTCGTTGGCAAGTTAACACAAttgtagtaattttcaacataacctttgtatgggaggtgggcgtggttattatccgatttctttcatttttgggctgtataagaaaatagctaaaagaaacgactacagtttggtttatatagcttaattggtttgcaagatatatacaaaaaaccacgcccaattgaaaaaaaattacacccaaatatgcccctccataTTGAttctctgttccaaattttacttccgtaACTTggcttatggcttagttatgacactttatgtgttttcggttttcgtctgtgggcgtggcatccatccatcttcgaaagcaacctccttagggcgccaaggaatatgtgttccaagtttcattaagatatctcaatttttacttgaaCGGACAGAAAGACAGACAGaccgacggacagacatccggatttgaacttttctcgtcatcctgatcatttctatatatataaccccatatctaactctgggtgatacaaacaaccgttatgtaaacaaaacaataatactcttgtgcaacatgttgcgagagtataaaaataacgggaattttaaaattattaaattaaattattttaaattaattaatataatattttaaatttttaatttattttaaattaattaatttaatttaaaaaattatccaaaatTCCAGCCTCTATATTcaccagacatgactccgtgtgactttttcccatttccaaaaataaagtgaTCTAAAGATCAAGAAATCACTGAAGAAGCCAATGGCTATTCCAAATATCGAATTGGAGAAGAGTTTTGACGAtatgtgcataatatcgaatgatgATTATTatgaagtttatttttcaaaagccaaaattaccgttattttttgaacattttcttATTCTcttagacacatacatataaatcagATGCAGGTAAATATAAGCGTAAAGAACAGGAAATCCATATATTCACTGACTTCTAATCTCTACAtctctgaaaatattttgattacaaATCTGAGGTTTCTACGAACTAATTTCGATAAGCATGTCTAATAtgatttatatagttttagcgcactattaattacaacaaatgtTTAACTAAACCGTTATATACATTTAATCAGCTTA containing:
- the LOC105220623 gene encoding L-threonine 3-dehydrogenase, mitochondrial; this translates as MFRKCLTTFAQTTVANPAGCLMPVVCRTTNRRARHSKAQSRPPKVLITGGLGQLGIECAKLLRSQYGAESVILSDIIKPSDEVIKSGPYIFADILDFKGLQKIVVDNRIDWLIHFSALLSAIGEQNVPLAVRVNIEGVHNVIELAKQYNLRIFVPSTIGAFGPDSPRNPTPNVTIQRPRTIYGVSKVHAELMGEYYYHKFGLDFRCLRFPGVISSDPPGGGTTDYAVAIFHEALRTGRYTCYLRPDTRLPMMYIEDCLRALLEFMRAPKEKLQRRVYNVTAMSFTPEELVEELSKYVPNLHVAYQPDSRQEIADSWPQVFDDSDARRDWGWQHKYSLDNLVDFMVKDVQENFIKVENTKA